The region AGGCCGATACACTATTTCAGATTAAATGCGCTTTTGTGGTACAGATTTTgtacataaaatacattttaatttcatacataaaaatataaataatcttATCACTGCGATACGCTACTTAACGTTTAATATATTTATCATTGTCAGTCTACAGGAACTATACATGGGTTAAAAAGCTTGGTCTTTCATTGATCTTTGATAGTTTGGAGTCATTTGATTTTCAACTGTCGCATGGGTCACTTATTTAACAGCAGCTTTTTActagaatggttggttggttgtttggggaaggagaccagacagcgaggtcatcggtctcatcggattagggaagggcggggaaggaagtcggccgtgccctttgaaaggaaccatcccggcatttgcctggagcgatttagggaaatcaccgaaaacctaaatcaggatggccggacatgggattgaaccgtcgtcctcccgaatgcgagtccagtgtctatccactgcgccaactcgctcgcttTTACTAGAATGAAGGTAATCGTATATTATACAAATCTTAACCGTATGTATTTCTAAAATTATGTTTGGTTGTGTTGTACTCAATCGAAGAGTATGGATAAAATGAGGGCAGACGCTAAACTTCAGGCTGGTATTATCCcggaagaaaggaaacaggagctgTGGTAGCGCCTGTTTCGGATAAGCTACGAactacatacattatgtgatcaaaagaaccCGGACACTtggcggaaaatgacttacaagttcatggcgccctccatcggtaatgttcgacttcaatatggtgttggcccacccttagccttgatgacagcttccactctcgcaggcatacgttcaatcagctgctggaaggttccttgggcaaTTGCAGCCCATTcatcgcggagtgctgcactgaggagaggtttcgatatcggtcggtgaggcctagcatgaCGTcgcagttccaaaacatcccagaggtgttctatagtattcaagtcaggactctgtgcagtcccttacagggatattattgtcgtgtaagcactccgccgcaggccgtgcattatgaacaggtgctcgatcgtgttgaaagatgcaatcgccattccccaattgctcttcaacagtgtgaagcaagaaggtgcttaaaacatcagtgtaggtctgtgctgtaatagtgccacgcagaacaacaaggggtgcaggacctctccatgaaaagcacgatcacaccaaaacaccacagcctctgaattttactgttgacactacaaacgctggcagatgacgttcaccgggcattcgccatacccactccctgccatcggaccgctacattgtgtaccgtgattcgtcacttcacacaacgtttttccactgttcaatcgtccaatgtttaagctccttccaccatgcgaggcgtcgtttagcatttaccgccgtgatggggcttatgagcagacgctcgaccatcaaatccatgctttctcacctcctgcctagctgtcacagtacttccagtggatcctgatgcagtttggaatttctgtgtgatggtctagatagatgtctgcctattacacatattacgacctctgtcagtcaacattcgaggtcggcctgtacgcttttgtgctgtacgtgtctcttcacgtttccacttcactatcacatcggaaacagtggacctaggacgtttaggagtgtggaaatctcgcgtatagacatacgacacaattgacacccaaccacctgaacacgttcgaagtctgtgaattccgtggagcgccccattctgctcactcacgatgtctagtgactactgaggtcgctgatatggagtacctggcagtaggtttgcagcacaatgcacctaatataaaaaacgcatgttttgggggtgttcgaatagttttgatcacatagtgtagtttcagATGGTCTAAAATTTTGCGTATTTTAAAAGTGTAAATTAAATGAGATTTGTTGTGCTATTACTGCGATAAAAATACAATAACTGTGATTTACAGTGAGGACGTTATCACATGGTGCATggcataagattttttttttcggaAGCTGTAGCATTTTCCAAGATGGGTGTTAGGTTGGGACCTAAGAAGACGGCTTAAGCTCCTGTGAGTGAAACCAGCGGCAATGAATTGTCCTATCGTCACTTTCCCTCGCGCAAGGCCGTTTCTAAGAGGGTGGGAGGAGGGAGGGATCGTGCCACCACCCAGGGCGGCAtgttttttaagaaataaattaacatcacgagttcgagtctcggtccggcatacagttttaatctgccaggaagtttcaacacaataaaagttttgcataaaTGAAGAATTGTGAAAAATAAGTTGGAAATACAAATAATTCATAAAATCAAGTACCTTACTGGAAATTATTTGCGGTATTGTGAAACAGAAGATATATGAAGCGCTGCAGTTGCCACTTTGGGCGCGTCTTTCAAAGTAGCAAAGCTTGCTAGTGGCAGTGTTGCTAACTCGGTTTCTACCATGCGCCTAACAACATTGAAATTTACCTACACCAGCCTGAAAGGACCTACAGAAGTGGAAAACCTTACTGAAAAGAAATTAAGATAAATGCCAGCATACGGTGGCCTCACAGTTCTTATACAGCAACCTTGAGCACTATAGCAGCATATCTGAGAAAAGTAGTTTATAGTAGATAAATAAAGAATAGTACTGTACTATTTGCACTGCCCGCCACATTCCATAATCTTTTGAATCCAGACATTGTGATTAAACTGCGTTTGGACTTGGGAAGATGCATGGAATCCTTCCCACACAACCCCTTTCTTTTGGATCTGCCATTAATACCATTTAGATTGCTCTTCGTCTTGCCATGCTCCTGCAAATTAGTTTTGCCTACTTTGTCTGTAGCTTATTTTAAGTTTTTACTCATTAGTGTTTCTTTCTCGGTGCTCAATCCATAAACAGTAAAAATTAATATTAAGATCATACGGGAAATACCATTAAACTTTATTTTGGATCTGCAGCAACTAAACAGCTCGGCAGAACTGTTTACCCAGTTTCGTCGTATTTCACACTGTTTGCGTTCCAACAACttcatttaaaatttaactgtTACTTTTCCCTACATTAAAGAAAAGCTGCTTTCAAAAGTGCTTGTTTTGAGCCATAAGTCGAGGTTGTGGCATACTGGAAAGCACGCCTTCTCGATATCCGACCATGACCGTTTTTCGTTGTAAGCTACGGACATAATAAATAGGTAATGGCGATTTACACTCTTTTTtcaacaaataaaacattcatgtGTAAATTTCTCGCTCTCCTATTACTTTCCACTATGTAGAGTAGaagtgcagggtgacaattattgaacaatgtGAAAAAGAATAAATGTATATTAGTTgcgaactacggcgtgcacacactttcttcaatttgtaaacgtcactacagatattcggatttaggttatgacatgttcgatatggttgTCGTCGTTGgagatgatgtgacgcagacgagtagcgaaattctgtatgacccgctgaagtgtcggaacatcgatgctgtcgatgacctcctgagtaACTGTCTTCAGTTCAGAAAcgattttggtgttattgctgcctttgatacagccccacaaaaaggagtcgcttgtgttcagatccggagaatatggcgggcaatcgaggcccatgccagtggcccctgggtacagaatgcggtccccgaagtgctcctccaggacatcaaacactatcCTGCTACAATGGTGTcgatctccgtcttgcatgaaccacatcttgtcgaaatcagggtcactttggatgatggggatgaaattatcttccaaaactttcacgccccattcggtagtcaccgtgccatcaaggaataccgcatCCGATTATTCCGAAATGCGGTTTCTCagacccccaaatgcgccaattttgcttattgacgaacccatccaaatgaaagtggacttcgttacTAAAGCAAACCATGATGCACGTACcatttcccatcatgccccgcggccaaacgTGTAGTCTGAACGtcccaacgcaaaccgttcagaaattatgacggtTTCatatcatatagttcaataaatgtcatTCTGTACGACCGATACAGCAGACAACGCAGTAATCAGCTGTGCTGGTTGTTAGAGGCCTCGCGCCACACACTCCACTCTActcagtgaacgataaaagctgtTTACTTGTATAATCAGCGATTGACATAATTTAATTTTAGTTGCCGTAATTAATTTTGGAGCTATAGCTCAAAATGTACTACACTGAAAAATGTTTCGTTGCTGCACTGACTGATGCCCATACCTGGCTCTGATTTTAAGGACGTATTCACGTCAAAAAGGCGTACGAGTAAGTGTGATGTGTCTGAAAATGagaggatttgggggggggggggggtcttgaaaTTTTCACATTGGGTAGCAAAATTCCTGGAGCAGCCCCTGCGCCTCAGGTTTGGCGTTTCTTTAATTGTAAGTCACGCTTTTCAGGTGTTGgttaaaaatcaaatggctccaagcactatgggacttgaatgagattttcactctgcagcggagtgaaaatctcattctggaaacatcccccaggctgtggctaagccatgtctccgcaatatcatttctttcaggagtgctagttctgcaaggttcgcaggagagcttctgtaaagtttggaaggtaggagacgagatactggcagcagtaaagctgtgagtaccgggcgtgagtcgtgcttcggtagctcagatggtagagcacttgcccgcgaaaggcaaaggtcccgagttcgagtctcggtcgggcacacagttttaatctgccaggaagtttcactatgggacttaacatctgaggtcatcagtcccctagacttagagctgcttaaacctaactgacctaaggacatcacatgcatccatgccagtggtaggattcgaacctgcgaccgtagcagccgcctggttccggaatgaagcgcctagaaccgctcggccacagatgccgGCAGATGTTGGTTACAATGGGCCTTAAGAGCACAGTCAACATTTATTTGCACTCTCCACTGTCTGTCATGTAATACATACTAGTATCATTAAATCTGTCCCAGATGTCTGCTAAAGTTGTACCGACGTTTTGTTTAAGTAACGCAATCTCCTATTCTCCAAAATTCAGATTTTTAGCTAGAAACTgtagaaaatatttgtttgtttcaGAAGGGCGTGTCGCTTCTGGGCAGAGCAGGAATTCAGGATGCCTACGATCGTCTCTATGACGCCCTTGTCGCAGGTACGTTTGAAACAATAACGCCTGTATAATACTTATTGGCTCCTATCACTGCGTATTTGTCGTATGTTTCTGAGTGGTGTGCTGCTCCTTTGTATATGACGTCAGAACGTAGTTTCTTCTTCATGTGCTGCTCCTTTGTATACGACGTCAGAACGTAGTTTCTTCTTCATACTATTTCGCTTTCACCCACAGTACGCGTGCAGTACTGCTTTCAGTACAATGTTTAGATAACAATTCTACAAGTTTCAAAGTCTTTTTTTGCGCACAGCCATCAATATTGTTCAAAAATTACGGAACAACTTTTTGTTAGAAGTACAACTTTTGAAGTGTTCCtatgattacattcaaaagatcTATATCGCGAACGTAATTATAGCATCAACTGCCTGATCCAGGAAGATACAGAAATGTTGCTTTTCGCAGAAACATAGATTTATTATTGAACAACACATCACTTAAAGAGGTTTTCATCGCCACCGTCAGCTATTTGAAATTCTTTGCTGAAGAAAGGTCTCCTCCAGAATCTTACAGTTACATGTATCCATGCCGCTCCAGCCTGTTTTCTGTCGGTCTGGAATATGTATATGCCATATGTATatgccaaagcgtgcgcgagtaatgagtgaatgggcaaatgtctataaggtacattacatatatagagttgtggacagttggggatgtgagtctcacgggaagcgtgcaagggataagttcctgcagtcgcgctaatcacctgtgtcctcggtggctcagatggatagagcgtctgccacgtaagcaggaggatCCTGGTTCGAGTccaagtcggggcacacattttcaactgtccacatcgaggtatatcaacaacacctgtgggCAGCTGAGGGttgcagttagtcatcatttattgctgggaaaagctgcacggtcaacaacagtaatctgttctttcgagaaatgttactgtcttcatatatattccATCTCCATTCTTATACGGAGGAACAACTCTACATAACTTCAGTACAATGGGGAAAATACGTTAAACACAGCAGCACGTAGCCAAATAATTTGACAAACACGCGAAGTCTGTCAAATTGTCTGCAGAGGTCGTAACAAGTGAGCAGCAGAGCAGGGCATTACAGGAGCTGTTTCGTGTTTTGCAGGGGAATCGTGCGCAGGCCAGCTGGCGCTGCAGCTGGCGGCGGTGGTGGGAGCCGGCGCCGGGGGCGGGTGCGGGGGTGGCGGGGGCGCGGCGCCGGCGGCGTGCGTGCCGCTGCTGGCGGCGGCGTGCCGGAGGCTGCTGCGGGACTCCGCGTTCCCGCTGGCGGCGGCCGTGGCGCGCGTTGCTGCCGCCGCCGTGTGCCGCCGCCCCTCTGAGGCGGCGCTGCTGCTGGCCGCCAGCGTCGGGCACCTCGACGACGCGGCCGACCTGACGCGCGAGCTGCTGCACGCCGGGGCGCCCGTCTGGGGTCAGTACGCCTGCCGTGTCGCCCCGCAACGGCCTTGTGACGTCACATTAGTCGCCTTGTCCGCCTCAGCTCGCTGCAGGGCCTACAGGAAATTAGTATGTCAATGAAAATctcccactaaaggtcttaactttgtcgtgtgctgtcGACAACTCGCACGCATTTCAATGCACAGTTAAGAATCATTAAACTCTTCTGAAACAGTCTCCCtgccagagatggctgtgtgttctCGGAACACCTCCTGTGTTACGCGCTGTGATGTACAGCTCGTCTTTCCTGTGATCTTCACACGAGACCGTGTGACGACAAGTTGTGTGGGACCAGCTGACACCTTCAAAACTGCCATTCCCGTCAGTTTAAAGCGAGAGCAGTCAGGGAGAGGAAAAACATGTGTTAATGACACAACCGTCTTGAAGTAAATTATTGAAAGTCCAAAATATACATTACTGGTGAATacaattaaacttcctggcagattaaaactgtgtgcctgaccgagactcggacccgggacctttgccttttgcgggcaagtgctctaccgactgagctacccgagcacgactcacgccctgtcctcacagctttacttctgccagtacctcgtctcctacattccaaactttacagaagttctcctgcgaaccttgcagaactagcactcctgaaagaaagggtattgtggagacatggcttagccacagcctgggggatatttccagaatgagattttcactctgcagcagagtgtgcactaatatgaaacttcctggcagattaaaactgtgtgccagaccgagactcgaactcgggacctttgcatatcTCAGGAAAGtgctccaccacacagttttaatctgccgggaaatttcatatcagcgcacactccgctgcagagtgaaaatctcattctggtgaatACAATGTTTGTGTTTACGCATTCGTGTTTGAAGGACATTGTAACGTGACGATACAGAAACAACATAAAGCGTGCGTGCCTTGATGGGCTAAAATGATGACAAAATATTTGTTTCTCCCTCTGCAAGAATCGCAAAATGTACGAGCGTAGTACTTTTGGACTCCGTGACGTATGGAAGTTGGTCCTGGAGACTCAGAtaaccgaagtggttaaggcgaccacaAACAATAagtggaaattcgggttcgagtccagtTCTGACGCTGATTTTCATTTGTTGCAAACAGCAGATGTCAATACAGATTTGCAAAATGCAAATCCATTTCATAATATGAGGAGCATTCAGTGAGcaatccaacacatttttttctttgccAATATCTGTTGAAAAAATTTGTTGTGGGAGATTATGGAATATTCCCATTTCTGCCCCTATAGTTTAACAGGGTTCCAATAAGTAGCAGCAATTATACATAGGCTTCAAAATGGCATCTCTAACGAGGGTACATTCTAAACTGAGAGCTTtccttgagtttcttttggcagaaaaccagagcaccacagataggcacttgcagaatgtcttcaGGGGCCTGGCAGTGAATGAAAGCACGGCGAGCCATCGGGCGAGGTATCCGTCACCTACCCGACAAGGTTGCACAAACGTATCCAATATCCCATGTGTCAGCCAGccacacacacagctgtgactcctacaatgttggaacatgtgaacaGTCTCATTAGAGGTGAGTTCTactgtcacaaaaatgcaaaccaacttaTCATTCTctgtgacaacacaaggcctcacacaagtctgtgcaactgagaggatctcacaaaactttattggactgttcttcttcatctgtGCTGCAgccccatctgtttggcccaatgaaaggtgCACTCCGTGTGAAGGAGTACCTGGCTgacagggaggttattgatgcagcaagatattGGTTTTGAGTTGACCATTAGAGTGGTACTACATGggcatacagccccccccccccccccccctcccccagtaagGTGCCTTAAGACCATCACATTGAAtgaagattacattgaaaaatatggttttgtagccaaaagtgacTGGAATAATACGATGTATTGGAACACCAAGTAAAACCAAccatgtttcagaaaaaaatgttgcattacgtattgaatgcCCATTGTAATTACCACAGCTGTAATCGAAAGGACAACACTCATTTCTCCAGATATGCATGTATGTGTTTTTGGAGCCTGTGTGGATGTactttttacatttacatttcatttaatgTGAAGATGTCATACTGCTGCTGTGACAAACCAACTGTTGTTGTACAGTTTGTTTACTCCAAGATGATGATTTTCTGCCTGTTGTCTATGTCGCACCCATGGATGGTGAAACATTTTGTTCAATTTGTGATCTGTTGTCCCTAATccagattgtgactgtcatttaggTAAGTTTATGGTTTTATACTTTTTAATGCCTGTCAACTGAAATGCCTGTAGCAGCAGAAAACATTAGTAAAGTCGCAAAGGTGTGCCACAAAGATACCCAGGATGTGGCAAACATGGTGAATAGTTTTCATAGTCTGCAATTTGCTGAACTTGTCACACATGAAGGAATTGCaatgcagaaaaaaaattagaaaccagtATTCCTACGTCAATCCAACAATTCACTAATTCGTGACCAGTTCAGCAAATTGCAGACTATACAAATCAATAAAGTTGGCCACAGGTACTGGTAATCTCGGCACAGCACTAGTGTAATGTGTGTAGATTGTAGGTCCTCCCTGTTGCTACTGCCCTCTAACCCATCCAGTCAGCATTTCAGCTGTGGTGCATAAACTATGGAGCACTACAGAAATGCTCATTGTGTGGTGGTGGTGGCACAGTGTGGTGGCATCATTTTGTCAGGCAAGTTGAGCGTCTCCTGTATGGAGACAACTGGAAGGTCATCTGCCGATGATGTCATGGCAACTATTGCTGGTGCCTCCAATGTAGCCTATATTTTATTGGACACTTTTGAAACTTGTTTGTTGTTTGATCTTAATGCAGTGCCAATGTTACTTGCACTTGCAATAGTAAATGCTATTTCCAAATAAGCAACAATAAATTGTTCAAACCTACAATTGTTTCTACTACACTGCATATAGTCCACCAAAATTCTGAAGAGTATTCTCTCTCCTTGTTTCTCAGTACAGCATTTTTGCTTAGTCTGGCAATTTGGTGTAGCAAGTAATTAATTCAGCTTTTAGAATAAGATGACCTTGATGATGTGGCAGGTGCTCCGTAATATCCGAAACAAATGGTGTTGCCAGCTGGTCTAAATTGCTGATTGCTAATGTAGATTGTTCATGATCATTAGTAATTTGTTGGTGcatgaaaatatttttcctaaCTGTGAACCAACTTTGTGGTTGGTCGGGCATACACAGCTAACAGGGTGTGATAAAACAATCTGAACCAGCTGACAGGCACTTCATTGCTCCTGAATGCAGTTGTGATATAGATGAATACACCTGATATCACCATTTTCAAATCTGGCTTAACATTGCCTCAAAGCACGGCAGAAAGTTAATATACATGGCAGTATGtagttgtaatttttgtttgtgttcattgtaCCGAATAGGTATCAGGCACTGTTTTAGTATTTGGTTCTTTGCACACTTCTGAAATTTTACGAAGAACTGTTGATCCCCATCATAATGTACTGAAGTCAAACCTGAATAACAACAAGAATGAGTACACTAAAAACCCAGAGTGTGTAAGTAAGATTTTTCATACATGTAATAGGATACACAATATAAGATTAGGAACAAAATCAAAATACAAAAACCAGAAGACTACTGGATCAATGTCTCTAAACAAAACACTAGAAGATTACATAAGAAATGGAAAGAGTAGTGTAGAAGGTGACAGATTACCAAAAATACTCGACAAAAAGAGTAGAGAATATCAAACAGTGGAAACATCAGACAGGAAtatcaatgtaggaaaagacagattgctacttaccgtaaagaagacatgtcaagctgCAGACAGACATAATTTGAAGACACTCACATAAAGTTTTCAGCCACAGCCTCCACCAGTAAAAAAAGAGACACAcagaacattcacacacacacacacacacacacacacacacacacacacacacacacacacacacacaagcaagtacgcctcagacacacacacaacatcCGAGTCCAGCATCTCGGGCTGGAGGATATGACAGACTTACATTGCACTACCACCTTTTGAATGCTTTTTGGAAATGTATAGAATGAAATCCACCTGTTAACTTGAGTTCGTaatttgtacactgaagagcaaagaaacaggtacacctgcttaatataatGTAGGGTCACGCAAGCAAAAGTGTTGCAtcaagatgtggcatggactcaaatgatatctgaagtaatgctggaggaaactgacaccatgaatcctgcagggctgtccataaattcataagagttcgagggggtggagatctcgcctgaacagcaagttgcaaggcttcccagctgtgctcaatagtgttcatttcaggggagtttggtggtcagcagaagtgtgTAAACTGAGACGAGTATTCCTGGAGCTacactgtagcaatcctggacatgtggggtgtcacattgtcctgatgaaattgcCCAGGTCTttcagaatgcacaaaggacatgagtggatgcagataATCACATGGGATGCTTACAcatgtttcacctgtcagagttgtatctagacatttcaggggtcccatatcactccaacagcacatgccccacaccattacagagcctccgccagcttgaacagtccactgctgacatgcaggatccacggatatatgatgttgtctccatacccataaacaTCCgcctgctcgatgcaatttgagaCAAGACTCCTCcaatcaggcaacatatttccagtcatggacagtccaatgtcagtgttgacaggtgcaggtgaggtgtaaagctttgtgttgttcagtcatcaaaagTACATGAGTggtctttggctccaaaagcccatattgatgctgtttcattgaatggtttgcatacCAGTACTTGTTGACAGTCTCgttgaatgattcccttcagttgtcattggtcctttCTTGCGGGTTCTTTTgccggccacagcaatgtcagagatttaatgttttaccagattcctgatattcacagtacatttgtgTAATGGTTGTACGTGAAAAtcccccccttcatcgctacctgagAGATGCTGCGTCTCATCGCTTAtccgctgactgtaacaccatgtcaaaactcacttaaatcttgataacctgcccttgtagcagcagcaaccgatctaacaactgttgcAGGCGCTTGTCGTatcatataggtgttgccgaccacagcgccattttctgcctgtttacatatctctgtatttgaataggtatccctataccagtgtctttggcatttcagtgcatAATTGAGATTCTTAATTCCTTGTTTATCTTACATTAAAATTTTTCCACTCGGCAAGATATATCATAGTATTCAATTTCGAACTTCATTTTaaattcttgagtagatgttaaagATATTGTTACATAATCTTGTTATGAATATCTCATATGCATGAATAACCTCACTGACTAATCATTGCCTAAGAATATAGCTATATATTTTTAAGTCATATTTTCTTGCCAACAGGTGGAGGTGGTCCAACAGAAGAGGATTCAGAGGATTCGACATTTGCAGCCTTTCTGCGTGCTGTGATGCGCCGCCGCCGTCTTGACAGTCGAGCACAGAATACACTGCACTTGCTCAGTGAGGCCATGGGGGAGCAGCCAGCGCGCATGCACCGCACTGTCATGCGCACGATGTTTCGGCATGCCAGATGTGTTAAGGTAACCTGACTACCTGTCCTCAGCAATCAGTTTATACTGAGGTTGGCATCGCAACACACCAAGCTATGCGAAACTGAATGAGACGCAGGAttgataatggtggtggtggtggttagtgtttaacgtcccgtcgacaacgaggtcattagagacggaacgcaagctcaggttagggaaggattgggaaagaaatcggctgtgccctttcaaaggaaccatccctgcatttgactgaaacgatttaggaaaatcacggaaaacctaaatcaggatggccggagacgggattgaaccgtcatcctcccgaatgcgagtccagtgtgctaaccactgcgccttctCGCTCGGTGCAGGATTAATAAGGGGATAGGGATGAGATTCTTGTTTAATCGCAGATCCATTTAGTAAGTGCACAAATATCAAAGAGATAGTTATTGAACTCCAGTAGGAGATACTACAAGAAATATCTTGTGCATCACAGAGAAGTTTACTATTAAGATTCTGGCAGTGTACATTCCAAGAATAACCAATCTCATAAAATGACCACGATAGGACAAACAGAGAAATCAGAGGCTTATTTACACTCATTCTGCCCACAGACCATTTGTGATTAGGACAGCAAAGGCTTTTAATTACATTAGTACCAGCAGTAGCCTCAAACACAAACTAAAAGTTGGCCTGTG is a window of Schistocerca gregaria isolate iqSchGreg1 chromosome 8, iqSchGreg1.2, whole genome shotgun sequence DNA encoding:
- the LOC126284297 gene encoding uncharacterized protein LOC126284297 isoform X2 — its product is MKEHRVRALRVTTTSSIKGSGVDVEACGSLQLLQLELELRCTRDGGCSRVPHHTLHHGTSTDDDQDQDAVLRECAAAITIEDFFRKPDHDELSAIKAQKGVSLLGRAGIQDAYDRLYDALVAGESCAGQLALQLAAVVGAGAGGGCGGGGGAAPAACVPLLAAACRRLLRDSAFPLAAAVARVAAAAVCRRPSEAALLLAASVGHLDDAADLTRELLHAGAPVWGGGGPTEEDSEDSTFAAFLRAVMRRRRLDSRAQNTLHLLSEAMGEQPARMHRTVMRTMFRHARCVKVLGPVFLQLKSQMKRYWTQPLELRFLCRKAIRGAVGPQRLAQGGAAQLGLPPPLQKYVCFELQ
- the LOC126284297 gene encoding uncharacterized protein LOC126284297 isoform X1, with protein sequence MKEHRVRALRVTTTSSIKGSSGVDVEACGSLQLLQLELELRCTRDGGCSRVPHHTLHHGTSTDDDQDQDAVLRECAAAITIEDFFRKPDHDELSAIKAQKGVSLLGRAGIQDAYDRLYDALVAGESCAGQLALQLAAVVGAGAGGGCGGGGGAAPAACVPLLAAACRRLLRDSAFPLAAAVARVAAAAVCRRPSEAALLLAASVGHLDDAADLTRELLHAGAPVWGGGGPTEEDSEDSTFAAFLRAVMRRRRLDSRAQNTLHLLSEAMGEQPARMHRTVMRTMFRHARCVKVLGPVFLQLKSQMKRYWTQPLELRFLCRKAIRGAVGPQRLAQGGAAQLGLPPPLQKYVCFELQ